A single region of the Cucumis melo cultivar AY chromosome 3, USDA_Cmelo_AY_1.0, whole genome shotgun sequence genome encodes:
- the LOC103487761 gene encoding uncharacterized protein LOC103487761 gives MAELRDQVDVEDPQAHIPLLESNHNQSSQPTKEEDDEEAHLDSAFKLFDTLLGLLGFHQSSVFSCVLSWSVFVLVGVVLPVVVLQLSDCAAYEKYQIKDFELDVVASHACLAAVSLLCLSHNLRKYGITRFLSVDRQITSLARFRKEYVKKIRGSIRLLIFWALPCFLLKTAREVIRILYAERLSWGLSVATILAMVISWTYLTLISLSAAIVFHLMCNLQVIHFDNYAKLLQTESEVLVLIEDHIFLRYHLSKISHRFRIFLLLDFLVVSATQFMTLFQTTRYTTRVTLLNGGDFAVSAIVQVVGVILCLHGATKISHRAEGIASVASRWHALVTCGPGEVSQPRYPNGNGNSDSPDRLKSMTCTYSESDLESLDIVTMPTTTQLASYMSSYHKREAFVMYLQMNPGGITIFGWTVNRALLNTIFFLELTLVTFVLGKTLVFT, from the exons ATGGCTGAGCTTCGTGATCAAGTAGATGTCGAAGACCCTCAAGCCCATATTCCACTTCTTGAATCAAATCACAATCAGAGTTCACAACCGACAAAGGAAGAAGACGACGAAGAAGCCCATTTGGACAGTGCCTTCAAACTGTTCGACACATTGCTTGGCCTTTTGGGCTTCCATCAATCCTCTGTTTTCAGCTGTGTCTTGTCTTGGTCTGTTTTTGTTCTTGTTGGTGTTGTTCTGCCTGTTGTAGTGCTGCAGCTTTCGGATTGCGCCGCCTACGAGAAGTACCAGATTAAGGATTTTGAGCTTGATGTAGTTGCCTCTCATGCTTGTCTTGCAGCTGTTTCTTTGCTCTGTCTTTCTCACAACCTCAGAAAATATGGCATAACGAGGTTCCTTAGTGTTGATAGACAAATCACCTCTTTGGCTAGGTTTCGAAAAGAATACGTCAAGAAGATACGG GGTTCAATACGGTTGCTCATCTTCTGGGCATTACCATGTTTCCTTTTGAAGACTGCTCGAGAGGTAATTCGAATACTATATGCGGAACGTTTATCGTGGGGGCTATCAGTTGCTACCATACTGGCTATGGTCATATCCTGGACTTACCTGACCTTGATCTCTTTATCAGCCGCCATTGTGTTTCATTTGATGTGTAATTTGCAAGTTATCCACTTTGATAACTATGCGAAACTCTTGCAAACTGAGTCTGAAGTATTAGTATTAATAGAGGATCATATTTTCCTACGCTATCATTTGTCCAAAATAAGCCACAGATTCCGAATATTTCTTCTTCTCGACTTCTTGGTTGTATCTGCCACCCAATTTATGACTCTATTCCAGACGACGAGATATACTACAAGGGTTACCCTCTTAAATGGTGGTGATTTTGCA GTTTCTGCAATTGTTCAAGTGGTTGGAGTGATTCTTTGCTTGCATGGAGCAACAAAGATTTCCCACAGAGCTGAAGGAATTGCATCAGTAGCTAGTAGATGGCATGCTTTAGTCACTTGTGGTCCAGGTGAAGTTTCTCAGCCTCGATATCCAAATGGTAACGGGAACTCGGACTCTCCTGATAGACTGAAATCAATGACTTGCACCTACTCTGAAAGTGATTTGGAGTCTTTGGATATTGTTACAATGCCTACAACCACACAGCTAGCTTCTTATATGTCCTCCTATCATAAAAGAGAAGCATTTG TGATGTATTTGCAGATGAATCCTGGTGGAATCACCATTTTTGGGTGGACAGTTAACAGAGCTCTGCTGAACACTATATTTTTTCTTGAACTCACATTGGTCACCTTTGTGCTTGGGAAGACTTTAGTTTTTACCTGA
- the LOC103487760 gene encoding cyclin-dependent kinase G-2 isoform X1 encodes MAAGRHGGYRENEFRDRETNFHVSRRSFGSARQEFERVKISNGDHGVRRSLARDVKDKFRVSHEDMKENAVVNGHYHSSSTRSNSSNSDGVSRSDCCLIENRVGSIIDREPGELSSGSGSDDAIESGFGVRDREVSKVINNGKLSSMEKKRKFSPIVWDRDDNKLSHPSRNGTVTTVMGLPRPQKLTRQSPNIISDRGEHTSSVRNSDNDNVASSLASGLEMSESLASPVLPKHLHHNVEVELLDNEDNGPARNISFSRWAGGNTSPANEGEILDEKEILREQKIPITEIWETELHRETPGESFSEAGDCESNGFKTKGTRERSSESNEQGTHGRFLRVNENSDSGVEKGGSMEVDERHNISDVSCSPSDTESDDDNDICSPQEPPTTTQRSVNMLQGCRSVDEFERLNKIDEGTYGIVYRARDKKTGEIVALKKVKMEKEREGFPLTALREINILLSFHHPSIVDVKEVVVGNSLDSIFMAMEYMEHDLKGLMETMKHPFTQSEVKCLMIQLLEGVRYLHSNWVLHRDLKTSNLLLNNQGELKICDFGLARQYGSPLKPYTHLVVTLWYRAPELLLGTRQYSTAIDMWSLGCIMAELLSKEPLFNGKTEVEQLDKIFRTLGTPNETIWPGYSKLPGVRVNFVKQQFNQLRKKFPATSFTGSPVLSESGFDLLSKLLAYDPQKRISAEEALDHEWFREVPLPKSKEFMPTFPAQHAQDRRMRRILRSPDPLEEQRIKELQQQELGTTGLFGER; translated from the exons ATGGCGGCTGGGCGACATGGAGGTTACCGTGAGAACGAGTTCAGGGACCGGGAGACTAATTTTCATGTGTCGAGGAGGTCGTTTGGGAGTGCTAGGCAAGAGTTTGAAAGAGTTAAGATAAGCAATGGTGATCATGGTGTTCGGCGGAGTCTAGCGCGGGACGTCAAAGACAAGTTTAGGGTTAGCCATGAAGATATGAAGGAGAACGCGGTTGTGAATGGTCATTATCATTCGTCTTCTACCAGGAGCAATTCAAGTAATAGTGATGGCGTTAGTCGTAGTGATTGTTGCCTGATTGAAAATAGGGTTGGAAGTATCATCGACAGGGAACCGGGTGAGTTATCCAGTGGGAGTGGATCTGATGATGCAATTGAATCTGGCTTTGGGGTCAGAGATAGAGAGGTTTCGAAAGTAATAAACAACGGGAAACTATCTTCCatggagaagaaaagaaaattttcgcCTATAGTTTGGGATAGGGACGACAACAAATTGAGCCATCCATCCCGTAATGGTACTGTCACAACGGTGATGGGTCTTCCCCGGCCCCAGAAGTTGACTCGCCAGTCTCCTAATATCATCTCAGACCGAGGTGAACATACATCTTCAGTCAGGAATAGTGATAACGATAATGTTGCATCTTCTTTAGCCTCTGGACTTGAAATGTCCGAGTCATTAGCCTCTCCTGTTTTGCCAAAGCATTTACACCATAATGTAGAAGTAGAATTGTTAGATAATGAAGATAATGGCCCAGCAAGGAATATCTCATTTTCACGATGGGCAGGTGGAAATACCTCGCCAGCTAATGAAGGCGagattttagatgagaaagaaatACTAAGAGAACAGAAGATCCCAATTACTGAAATTTGGGAAACTGAGCTACATCGCGAGACCCCGGGTGAATCATTTTCCGAGGCTGGGGACTGCGAAAGCAATGGTTTCAAGACAAAAGGAACTAGAGAGAGGTCGTCTGAATCTAATGAACAAGGTACCCACGGTAGATTTTTGAGAGTGAATGAGAATTCCGATAGTGGTGTGGAAAAGGGTGGCAGCATGGAGGTTGATGAAAGACATAATATTAGTGATGTTAGTTGTAGTCCATCGGATACTGAATCTGATGATGATAATGATATTTGCTCCCCGCAGGAGCCTCCAACAACCACTCAACGAAGTGTAAACATGCTTCAGGGATGTAGAAGTGTTGATGAGTTTGAGAGACTAAACAAGATCGACGAAGGCACCTATGGCATTGTGTATAGAGCTAGAGACAAGAAGACTGGGGAAATTGTGGCCTTGAAGAAGGTAAAAATGGAGAAGGAGAGGGAAGGGTTTCCGCTGACTGCTttgagagaaataaatattcTTCTTTCATTCCATCACCCATCCATTGTTGATGTGAAGGAAGTTGTCGTGGGGAATAGTCTTGATAGCATCTTTATGGCCATGGAATACATGGAACACGATCTTAAAGGACTTATGGAGACCATGAAACATCCTTTTACTCAGAGTGAAGTAAAATGCCTAATGATTCAGCTATTGGAGGGTGTTAGGTATCTCCACAGTAACTGGGTGCTTCATAGAGATTTGAAGACGTCTAATTTGCTCTTGAACAACCAGGGTGAACTGAAGATTTGCGACTTTGGATTGGCTCGTCAGTACGGAAGCCCTTTGAAGCCATATACACATTTAGTTGTTACACTTTGGTACAG GGCACCTGAACTACTGTTGGGAACAAGACAGTATTCAACCGCCATTGATATGTGGTCATTGGGTTGTATCATGGCCGAACTTTTATCCAAGGAACCTCTTTTTAATGGGAAAACTGAAGTTGAGCAACTAGATAAG ATTTTTAGAACTCTAGGCACTCCAAATGAGACTATTTGGCCTGGATACTCCAAGCTACCTGGTGTTAGAGTCAACTTTGTCAAGCAGCA GTTCAATCAGCTTCGTAAGAAATTCcctgccacatcatttactggATCTCCAGTCCTATCTGAATCTGGGTTCGATCTGTTGAGCAAACTTCTAGCGTATGATCCTCAAAAG AGAATATCAGCTGAAGAAGCTCTTGATCATGAGTGGTTCCGTGAAGTGCCTCTCCCAAAGTCCAAGGAGTTTATGCCTACCTTCCCTGCACAGCATGCTCAAGACAG GAGAATGCGAAGAATATTAAGAAGTCCAGACCCCCTTGAAGAGCAACGTATAAAGGAATTGCAGCAGCAGGAGTTAGGAACTACTGGCCTCTTTGGTGAGAGATGA
- the LOC103487760 gene encoding cyclin-dependent kinase G-2 isoform X2 — protein MAAGRHGGYRENEFRDRETNFHVSRRSFGSARQEFERVKISNGDHGVRRSLARDVKDKFRVSHEDMKENAVVNGHYHSSSTRSNSSNSDGVSRSDCCLIENRVGSIIDREPGELSSGSGSDDAIESGFGVRDREVSKVINNGKLSSMEKKRKFSPIVWDRDDNKLSHPSRNGTVTTVMGLPRPQKLTRQSPNIISDRGEHTSSVRNSDNDNVASSLASGLEMSESLASPVLPKHLHHNVEVELLDNEDNGPARNISFSRWAGGNTSPANEGEILDEKEILREQKIPITEIWETELHRETPGESFSEAGDCESNGFKTKGTRERSSESNEQGTHGRFLRVNENSDSGVEKGGSMEVDERHNISDVSCSPSDTESDDDNDICSPQEPPTTTQRSVNMLQGCRSVDEFERLNKIDEGTYGIVYRARDKKTGEIVALKKVKMEKEREGFPLTALREINILLSFHHPSIVDVKEVVVGNSLDSIFMAMEYMEHDLKGLMETMKHPFTQSEVKCLMIQLLEGVRYLHSNWVLHRDLKTSNLLLNNQGELKICDFGLARQYGSPLKPYTHLVVTLWYRAPELLLGTRQYSTAIDMWSLGCIMAELLSKEPLFNGKTEVEQLDKIFRTLGTPNETIWPGYSKLPGVRVNFVKQQLPALGSISFVRNSLPHHLLDLQSYLNLGSIC, from the exons ATGGCGGCTGGGCGACATGGAGGTTACCGTGAGAACGAGTTCAGGGACCGGGAGACTAATTTTCATGTGTCGAGGAGGTCGTTTGGGAGTGCTAGGCAAGAGTTTGAAAGAGTTAAGATAAGCAATGGTGATCATGGTGTTCGGCGGAGTCTAGCGCGGGACGTCAAAGACAAGTTTAGGGTTAGCCATGAAGATATGAAGGAGAACGCGGTTGTGAATGGTCATTATCATTCGTCTTCTACCAGGAGCAATTCAAGTAATAGTGATGGCGTTAGTCGTAGTGATTGTTGCCTGATTGAAAATAGGGTTGGAAGTATCATCGACAGGGAACCGGGTGAGTTATCCAGTGGGAGTGGATCTGATGATGCAATTGAATCTGGCTTTGGGGTCAGAGATAGAGAGGTTTCGAAAGTAATAAACAACGGGAAACTATCTTCCatggagaagaaaagaaaattttcgcCTATAGTTTGGGATAGGGACGACAACAAATTGAGCCATCCATCCCGTAATGGTACTGTCACAACGGTGATGGGTCTTCCCCGGCCCCAGAAGTTGACTCGCCAGTCTCCTAATATCATCTCAGACCGAGGTGAACATACATCTTCAGTCAGGAATAGTGATAACGATAATGTTGCATCTTCTTTAGCCTCTGGACTTGAAATGTCCGAGTCATTAGCCTCTCCTGTTTTGCCAAAGCATTTACACCATAATGTAGAAGTAGAATTGTTAGATAATGAAGATAATGGCCCAGCAAGGAATATCTCATTTTCACGATGGGCAGGTGGAAATACCTCGCCAGCTAATGAAGGCGagattttagatgagaaagaaatACTAAGAGAACAGAAGATCCCAATTACTGAAATTTGGGAAACTGAGCTACATCGCGAGACCCCGGGTGAATCATTTTCCGAGGCTGGGGACTGCGAAAGCAATGGTTTCAAGACAAAAGGAACTAGAGAGAGGTCGTCTGAATCTAATGAACAAGGTACCCACGGTAGATTTTTGAGAGTGAATGAGAATTCCGATAGTGGTGTGGAAAAGGGTGGCAGCATGGAGGTTGATGAAAGACATAATATTAGTGATGTTAGTTGTAGTCCATCGGATACTGAATCTGATGATGATAATGATATTTGCTCCCCGCAGGAGCCTCCAACAACCACTCAACGAAGTGTAAACATGCTTCAGGGATGTAGAAGTGTTGATGAGTTTGAGAGACTAAACAAGATCGACGAAGGCACCTATGGCATTGTGTATAGAGCTAGAGACAAGAAGACTGGGGAAATTGTGGCCTTGAAGAAGGTAAAAATGGAGAAGGAGAGGGAAGGGTTTCCGCTGACTGCTttgagagaaataaatattcTTCTTTCATTCCATCACCCATCCATTGTTGATGTGAAGGAAGTTGTCGTGGGGAATAGTCTTGATAGCATCTTTATGGCCATGGAATACATGGAACACGATCTTAAAGGACTTATGGAGACCATGAAACATCCTTTTACTCAGAGTGAAGTAAAATGCCTAATGATTCAGCTATTGGAGGGTGTTAGGTATCTCCACAGTAACTGGGTGCTTCATAGAGATTTGAAGACGTCTAATTTGCTCTTGAACAACCAGGGTGAACTGAAGATTTGCGACTTTGGATTGGCTCGTCAGTACGGAAGCCCTTTGAAGCCATATACACATTTAGTTGTTACACTTTGGTACAG GGCACCTGAACTACTGTTGGGAACAAGACAGTATTCAACCGCCATTGATATGTGGTCATTGGGTTGTATCATGGCCGAACTTTTATCCAAGGAACCTCTTTTTAATGGGAAAACTGAAGTTGAGCAACTAGATAAG ATTTTTAGAACTCTAGGCACTCCAAATGAGACTATTTGGCCTGGATACTCCAAGCTACCTGGTGTTAGAGTCAACTTTGTCAAGCAGCA GCTTCCAGCTTTGG GTTCAATCAGCTTCGTAAGAAATTCcctgccacatcatttactggATCTCCAGTCCTATCTGAATCTGGGTTCGATCTGTTGA